From bacterium, the proteins below share one genomic window:
- a CDS encoding isoprenylcysteine carboxylmethyltransferase family protein: MALLLKNLLFTLVVSGTVAVYVPFLLAENRSPTLGVVSVIAFALLVMGVAIYAWCVWDFATFGRGTPLPIDAPKKLIVRGLYRYTRNPMYVGVLTVILCWAVMFQSVVLVLYALVVGTLFHLFVVIYEEPHLQRVFGSEYDNYRSQVGRWLPKLSRGPTA; this comes from the coding sequence ATGGCGTTGCTCCTTAAAAATCTCTTGTTTACCTTGGTTGTTTCAGGCACGGTGGCAGTCTATGTGCCGTTTCTACTCGCCGAGAACCGATCCCCTACTTTGGGCGTGGTATCTGTCATTGCTTTCGCCTTGCTTGTAATGGGGGTCGCCATCTATGCTTGGTGTGTGTGGGACTTTGCTACGTTCGGGCGGGGAACGCCTTTGCCAATTGATGCACCCAAGAAGCTCATCGTGCGAGGGCTTTATCGTTATACGCGAAATCCGATGTACGTGGGCGTGCTCACAGTAATTCTATGCTGGGCCGTTATGTTCCAATCTGTGGTTTTGGTACTATATGCTCTCGTTGTTGGCACATTATTCCACCTTTTTGTTGTTATCTACGAGGAGCCCCATCTTCAACGGGTGTTTGGCAGCGAATATGATAACTACCGTAGTCAGGTGGGTCGCTGGCTCCCCAAACTTAGTCGTGGGCCAACCGCCTAA
- a CDS encoding DUF2283 domain-containing protein — MKIKYSKEVDILLIELRDGTLRDSIDLKKGIILHLDNEGLPLEIEILDASKIATLKEISLITPQLFS, encoded by the coding sequence ATGAAGATAAAATATTCAAAGGAAGTTGATATTCTTTTAATAGAGCTTAGGGACGGAACTCTTAGAGATTCGATAGATTTAAAGAAAGGTATTATTCTTCATCTTGATAATGAAGGATTACCACTTGAGATTGAAATACTTGACGCTTCCAAGATAGCAACGCTTAAAGAGATAAGTCTAATAACTCCTCAACTTTTCTCTTGA
- a CDS encoding 4Fe-4S dicluster domain-containing protein: MEKTTFRQTVSQQSGESPARCLGCLKCTAGCPLYPWMDYGPTQVIRLIQLGQKERLLKSSTIWLCVGCETCVARCPMKIDIAKIMDALREMALKEGYEAKEPNIPLFHNLFLSSVKKRGRVFEAEFLGWYKLKSRELFKDMKLGMEMFKRGKIPLWPSRIKAKGEVRQMFK; the protein is encoded by the coding sequence ATGGAAAAAACAACTTTTAGGCAAACTGTTAGTCAACAAAGTGGAGAATCACCGGCCAGGTGCCTTGGCTGTCTTAAGTGCACGGCGGGTTGTCCCCTTTACCCGTGGATGGATTATGGTCCAACCCAGGTGATCAGGCTTATCCAATTGGGACAGAAAGAGAGGCTTTTGAAAAGTTCTACTATCTGGCTCTGTGTCGGCTGTGAGACCTGTGTGGCCAGGTGTCCGATGAAGATAGATATAGCCAAGATAATGGATGCCCTGCGCGAGATGGCCCTCAAAGAAGGTTATGAAGCAAAAGAGCCTAACATCCCACTTTTTCACAACTTATTCCTCAGCTCCGTTAAAAAGAGGGGTCGGGTTTTTGAGGCTGAATTTTTGGGCTGGTATAAGCTCAAGAGCAGGGAGCTATTTAAGGATATGAAGCTGGGGATGGAGATGTTTAAGCGGGGTAAGATACCGCTCTGGCCGAGCAGGATTAAGGCCAAGGGTGAAGTAAGGCAGATGTTTAAATAG
- a CDS encoding 4-oxalocrotonate tautomerase family protein — protein MPVVDLKVLGKLTKEQKAEITRQFTKTLQDVAGKPPEYTYVIIEEVEPENWGHRGKLFSG, from the coding sequence ATGCCTGTGGTAGACCTTAAGGTGTTGGGAAAATTGACCAAGGAACAAAAGGCCGAGATAACGCGGCAATTTACTAAGACCCTTCAGGATGTGGCTGGAAAGCCGCCTGAGTATACCTATGTCATTATTGAAGAGGTCGAGCCTGAGAACTGGGGGCATAGAGGCAAGCTGTTTTCTGGATGA